A DNA window from Daucus carota subsp. sativus chromosome 3, DH1 v3.0, whole genome shotgun sequence contains the following coding sequences:
- the LOC135151353 gene encoding uncharacterized protein LOC135151353 — translation MANHDDDPYEGDYYVEDEQVEPYSPEHIQDPRTLPNNPPPVVVSNTELLSALHRMEQSQARYDARLDTMESVLEELVPRHSRHSKSHGRRGRRRFRRPTPRMLEYGDAPPNANLPPGAIISQGVYDANGAPLDVTTPPAQTGGTGQETVNQNADARPLAERLGITPDSLAIIVRMAEQEQRRPSQGNGAPLRPQGNDAPPEARREAGTGRTYRGVRGRGGGLIPNSKGRRRGGPLIEYLPSQSDSSQHTPHPRTTGRTRPLGNQGDAPPRGPPTANQQTTSPPIITTVNQQTTSPPIMTTANQQATSTPPIPTLQQTIPVSTTPTPPTQTLTQIVQPTATQTLANNVLQTTVANTNLATTTATPPVNTQTIPGVGTINPEDLKKLLALLQASAATTAPQISSPFTAAVRDAQLPTGFRNLNADLRYHGNADPREFLIRFNIEMDLYQIPDLVRCRFLAATLRDSAQQWFQKLGGGVISSWEGMQQMFMTQFQAATKYAPPVTTLANVKQRDNETLTAYFKRFNQESMGVKGASDETLKNFLIAGLKVGTDFWKHLQGKDPASLSELYSAAESFKKVEQSLAENQKEIAKSKYKRKDRTPSPEPRGRARSPGRVNMTSSKRTWSPPPRQSGVYTPLTASAEHVYAMTKDKVPFQKPQPIPQHIAKDKKKYCDFHESAGHSTSECRHLKEEIEYLLKEGYLTEWVKKYRTDHPPERRGLGASQNDRTDEKQNDTQFVREGSIRSIFGGPYIGGGSRKAMERYAKEAKDYPLTNVNHLSARAPRVFKEETMDITFTEDDARWVHHPHNDALVVAMRIAALNIHRVFVDNGSSVNILYYDTYKKMGLPDKDMTVENLYIYGFGGEAIKAKGTIRLPITLGEAPRAATQIAEFVIIDHPSAHNALMGRPLLKDMRIITSIYHLTLKFPTPGGVGCVKGSQYESRDCYGRSLKNFRDRRGVPPHEELHSVHVLYLVQYPESDNEDTPSIPLLGGRVPHKGEPTLIDDSTSEECEELVIEIEEAPLKKVRRMDPQEVVMELEEPSPPKKVSKDASSEPRETPHQFDFDLDPRLPMQVQNTGPAEDTIDVQVTPGSDGKVLKIGSKLGPEIRSKLIEFLTNSLDVFAWSHEDMVGIDSAVMCHHLNVDPSKKGARQKRRPISGERAEALQEEVDRLLKAGLVKESFYPKWLANPVLVKKPNGKWRTCIDFTDLNKACPKDSFPLPRIDQLVDSTAGHALLSFMDAYSGYNQIPMYEPDQEHTSFITDRGLYCYIGMPFGLINAGATYQRLVNMMFKDQIGKTMEVYVDDMLVKSKKDTDHVAHLSEMFEILRKYRMKLNPQKCVFGVESGKFLGFMVNHRGIEANPAKIKALLDMKSPANVKQVQSLTGRIAALNRFVSKSSEKCKEFFKAIKSASKDFEWTEECEDAFIKIKKHLGEPPLLAKPQEGETLVLYLAVSDYSISAVLVKEDEEGQSPIYYVSKRLLDAETRYTSMEKLVYALVHATRKLRPYFQAHKVEVRTAYPLRQIMHKPEVTGRMMKWAVELGQFDLDYKPRTAIKGQALADFILEFPEDGEESGLLIKYDPNLPPQQACPKESIPELWWILHTDGAVNNEGAGAGIVLVSPEGHRLLNATHFTFQLSNNDAEYEALIGGLRLALEMKVRKLVIKVDSMLVVEHIRGGYQAKGPKTAIYLRCVQGLIDQFEEVQVNRVPREFNGDADALAKLASQKDPALLGVIRLEIQEVPSIPELEVTEIQGKNGDSTWMTPIWKYIKEGTLPEDKAEARKLKYKAARYVEYDGKLYKRGFNQPLLKCVDGEECTYVMREVHEGICGNHSGGNSLAMKILRQGYYWPTLRSDAFNFARACDKCQRFANFTNSPATSLTTMTSPWPFAMWGIDLIGELPKAKGGVKYAVVAVDYFTKWAEAVPLATITAKKITDFVFNSIVCRFGVPYKLISDNGKQFDSKELRGLCENLGIKKDFAAVYHPQSNGQTEAVNKIIKHTLKTKLEDSKGNWPEELPMVLWSYNTTPRTTTGESPFVLSYGCEAMVPIEIGAGSFRRDYFDQLDNDASQRLYLDMIEEIRATSQLRLAAYQRRTAKYYNNKVKAHPFQVGDLVLRKIVLNNKDPQHGVFGANWEGPYRVKVILWKGTYRLEDLDGKPVPRPWNAEHLKKYYQ, via the coding sequence ATGGCCAATCACGATGATGACCCGTACGAAGGAGATTACTATGTTGAAGATGAACAAGTAGAACCATACTCACCGGAGCACATACAGGACCCCCGCACTTTGCCGAACAACCCACCCCCGGTTGTAGTCAGTAACACGGAGCTCCTTAGTGCCCTCCACCGGATGGAGCAAAGTCAAGCGAGGTATGATGCAAGGTTGGATACCATGGAGTCTGTACTCGAAGAACTCGTCCCCAGACACTCGCGTCATTCCAAAAGCCATGGTAGGAGAGGACGTAGACGCTTCAGACGACCAACCCCCCGAATGTTGGAGTACGGAGATGCGCCTCCCAACGCTAACCTCCCACCAGGAGCCATAATAAGCCAGGGAGTCTATGACGCAAACGGCGCGCCCCTGGACGTGACCACGCCTCCCGCACAAACAGGAGGGACGGGACAAGAGACGGTCAACCAAAACGCAGACGCCCGACCCTTGGCTGAAAGATTAGGGATCACCCCGGACAGCCTCGCTATAATTGTGCGAATGGCAGAGCAGGAGCAGAGGAGACCCTCCCAGGGAAACGGTGCGCCCCTACGTCCTCAAGGGAACGACGCGCCCCCTGAGGCAAGACGTGAAGCAGGAACGGGCAGGACATACCGAGGAGTGCGAGGAAGGGGAGGAGGCCTCATACCAAACTCAAAGGGAAGGCGTCGAGGGGGACCCTTGATAGAGTACCTCCCTTCGCAAAGTGACTCGAGCCAACACACTCCGCACCCAAGAACCACGGGAAGGACGCGCCCCCTTGGCAATCAAGGAGACGCACCTCCCCGAGGCCCGCCTACTGCCAATCAACAAACTACGTCACCTCCAATCATAACTACTGTCAATCAGCAGACCACGTCACCTCCAATCATGACTACTGCTAATCAACAAGCCACGTCAACTCCGCCCATTCCCACTCTGCAGCAAACTATTCCTGTGTCCACTACACCTACTCCCCCAACACAAACGCTCACCCAAATCGTCCAACCAACTGCTACCCAGACTCTAGCCAACAACGTGCTTCAGACCACGGTGGCCAACACAAACCTGGCAACTACCACTGCTACCCCTCCGGTAAACACCCAGACCATTCCAGGAGTCGGAACGATCAACCCCGAAGACCTGAAGAAGTTGCTAGCCCTTCTGCAAGCCAGCGCTGCCACAACGGCACCACAGATCTCGTCACCATTTACCGCAGCAGTCCGCGACGCCCAGCTACCAACCGGTTTCAGAAACTTGAATGCAGATCTCCGCTATCACGGGAACGCCGACCCTCGCGAATTCTTGATCAGATTCAACATTGAAATGGACTTATATCAGATCCCCGACCTGGTCAGGTGTAGGTTCCTAGCAGCAACCCTGAGGGACAGTGCTCAACAATGGTTTCAAAAGTTGGGAGGAGGAGTCATCTCCTCTTGGGAAGGCATGCAGCAGATGTTCATGACACAATTCCAAGCCGCAACCAAATACGCTCCACCCGTTACTACACTCGCCAATGTCAAGCAGCGTGACAATGAAACTTTGACTGCATACTTCAAGAGGTTTAACCAGGAATCTATGGGAGTGAAGGGAGCCTCAGATGAAACCTTGAAGAACTTCCTTATCGCTGGACTCAAGGTTGGCACCGACTTCTGGAAGCACCTCCAAGGGAAGGACCCGGCCTCTCTGTCCGAGCTATACTCCGCAGCCGAATCCTTCAAAAAGGTGGAGCAGTCGCTGGCCGAAAATCAAAAGGAGATCGCCAAatctaaatacaaaagaaaagatCGCACTCCCAGTCCAGAACCAAGAGGACGCGCCCGCTCTCCGGGTAGGGTAAATATGACTTCGAGCAAAAGGACTTGGAGTCCTCCTCCGAGACAGTCAGGAGTATATACCCCGCTAACAGCCTCAGCTGAACACGTCTATGCGATGACCAAGGATAAGGTGCCGTTCCAGAAACCTCAACCTATTCCCCAACATATAGCCAAAGACAAAAAGAAGTATTGTGACTTCCACGAATCAGCAGGACATAGCACCTCCGAGTGTCGGCATCTGAAAGAGGAAATCGAATATCTACTCAAAGAAGGATACCTAACGGAATGGGTAAAAAAGTACAGGACAGACCACCCTCCGGAAAGACGCGGCCTTGGTGCTTCGCAGAATGACAGAACTGATGAAAAGCAGAACGATACCCAGTTTGTAAGAGAAGGCAGCATCAGGAGCATATTTGGGGGACCCTACATAGGGGGAGGCAGTCGAAAGGCAATGGAGAGATATGCTAAGGAAGCGAAGGACTACCCTCTTACCAACGTGAACCATCTGTCGGCCAGAGCCCCACGAGTATTTAAGGAAGAAACTATGGACATCACTTTTACGGAGGACGATGCGAGGTGGGTACACCATCCCCATAACGACGCTTTGGTGGTCGCCATGCGTATCGCCGCCCTAAACATTCACCGAGTGTTTGTCGACAATGGAAGTTCGGTCAACATCCTCTACTACGACACTTACAAGAAAATGGGATTACCAGACAAGGACATGACTGTGGAGAACCTCTACATATATGGCTTCGGGGGAGAGGCCATCAAAGCCAAAGGAACCATACGCTTGCCAATCACCTTAGGAGAGGCTCCACGTGCAGCAACTCAAATTGCCGAGTTTGTGATCATCGACCATCCCTCGGCGCATAATGCACTTATGGGACGCCCCCTCTTGAAAGACATGAGGATAATCACCTCCATTTACCATCTTACCTTGAAGTTCCCCACTCCTGGAGGAGTCGGCTGTGTGAAGGGGTCCCAGTATGAATCTCGCGATTGCTACGGCCGGTCACTTAAAAATTTTCGAGATAGGAGGGGAGTGCCGCCCCACGAGGAACTACACTCGGTCCACGTTCTCTACCTCGTTCAATATCCAGAAAGCGACAATGAAGACACGCCCAGCATCCCACTACTCGGGGGACGCGTCCCTCACAAGGGCGAGCCCACTCTCATCGATGACTCGACATCTGAAGAGTGTGAAGAACTGGTTATCGAAATAGAAGAGGCACCTCTGAAAAAAGTCAGGAGGATGGATCCACAGGAGGTTGTCATGGAATTAGAGGAGCCTTCTCCTCCCAAAAAAGTTTCTAAGGACGCGTCCTCAGAACCAAGGGAAACCCCGCACCAGTTCGACTTCGACTTAGACCCAAGATTACCCATGCAAGTGCAAAACACAGGGCCGGCTGAGGATACGATCGATGTGCAAGTTACACCGGGGAGTGATGGCAAGGTCCTGAAGATAGGATCCAAACTAGGTCCGGAGATAAGGAGCAAGCTGATAGAATTCCTTACGAATAGCCTCGACGTATTTGCTTGGAGCCACGAAGATATGGTAGGGATAGACTCGGCAGTTATGTGCCATCACCTGAATGTCGACCCCTCTAAAAAAGGTGCTAGACAAAAGAGAAGACCCATCAGCGGAGAAAGAGCCGAGGCCCTGCAGGAGGAAGTCGATCGCCTCTTGAAAGCAGGATTGGTAAAGGAATCGTTCTACCCGAAATGGCTAGCAAATCCCGTACTTGTTAAGAAACCCAACGGGAAATGGCGCACATGCATAGATTTCACGGATCTCAACAAGGCGTGTCCTAAAGATAGTTTCCCGCTCCCTCGCATTGACCAACTAGTAGATTCAACGGCAGGACACGCCCTCCTCAGCTTTATGGATGCCTACTCGGGATACAATCAGATTCCCATGTATGAGCCTGACCAGGAGCACACTTCCTTCATCACGGACAGGGGGCTATATTGCTATATTGGTATGCCATTTGGGCTTATTAACGCAGGGGCGACTTATCAGCGATTGGTGAACATGATGTTCAAGGATCAGATTGGGAAAACAATGGAAGTATACGTGGACGACATGCTGGTTAAATCCAAGAAGGACACTGACCATGTTGCCCACTTGTCAGAGATGTTCGAAATCTTAAGGAAATACAGGATGAAGCTCAACCCGCAGAAGTGCGTGTTTGGGGTAGAGTCAGGGAAATTCCTTGGTTTTATGGTTAACCACAGAGGCATAGAGGCCAACCCAGCAAAGATCAAGGCATTACTAGACATGAAGTCCCCAGCCAACGTTAAGCAAGTGCAGAGTCTGACAGGAAGGATAGCCGCCTTAAACAGGTTCGTGTCGAAATCCTCGGAGAAATGCAAGGAGTTCTTCAAGGCCATCAAAAGCGCATCCAAAGATTTCGAATGGACAGAGGAGTGCGAGGACGCCTTCATAAAAattaagaaacatttgggcgaGCCACCCCTCTTAGCCAAACCTCAGGAAGGAGAGACGCTTGTCCTTTACTTAGCCGTTTCAGACTACTCCATAAGTGCTGTATTGGTAAAAGAAGATGAGGAGGGGCAGTCCCCAATCTACTACGTAAGCAAGCGGCTGCTGGATGCAGAGACTCGTTACACAAGCATGGAGAAGCTGGTATACGCCTTGGTACATGCAACTAGGAAACTGCGACCATACTTCCAGGCTCATAAAGTGGAGGTTAGGACGGCGTACCCCCTCCGACAAATCATGCATAAACCAGAGGTAACCGGTAGAATGATGAAGTGGGCAGTCGAGTTGGGGCAATTTGACCTAGATTACAAACCAAGAACCGCCATCAAAGGACAGGCACTAGCAGATTTTATCTTGGAATTCCCGGAAGATGGAGAGGAGTCTGGTCTCCTGATCAAATATGATCCCAACCTACCACCTCAGCAGGCATGCCCTAAGGAAAGCATACCCGAACTCTGGTGGATATTGCATACAGATGGAGCAGTGAATAATGAAGGAGCAGGAGCTGGGATAGTGCTCGTAAGTCCGGAAGGACATAGACTCTTGAACGCAACTCACTTTACCTTCCAGCTCTCGAACAATGACGCAGAGTATGAAGCCCTGATCGGAGGGCTCAGGCTTGCCCTTGAAATGAAGGTAAGAAAGCTTGTTATAAAGGTCGACTCCATGCTGGTGGTTGAGCACATCAGAGGAGGATACCAAGCAAAGGGACCCAAGACGGCGATATATCTCAGATGTGTTCAGGGATTAATAGATCAGTTCGAAGAGGTGCAAGTAAACAGGGTACCCAGAGAATTCAACGGGGATGCCGATGCTCTCGCAAAGTTAGCGTCTCAGAAAGATCCGGCCCTATTGGGAGTTATCCGCCTAGAGATACAGGAGGTACCTAGCATCCCCGAGCTTGAGGTAACGGAAATACAAGGCAAGAATGGAGATTCAACGTGGATGACCCCGATCTGGAAATACATCAAGGAGGGTACGCTGCCCGAAGATAAAGCTGAAGCCCGAAAGTTAAAATACAAGGCTGCCAGATATGTGGAATATGATGGGAAGCTGTATAAAAGAGGCTTCAATCAGCCCCTTCTCAAATGCGTAGATGGGGAGGAGTGCACTTACGTGATGAGGGAGGTCCACGAAGGCATATGTGGGAACCACTCGGGAGGTAACTCATTGGCCATGAAGATCTTGAGGCAAGGGTACTACTGGCCAACCTTGAGGAGTGATGCTTTCAATTTCGCCAGAGCATGTGACAAATGCCAACGATTCGCCAACTTCACCAACAGCCCAGCCACGTCCCTCACCACCATGACTAGTCCTTGGCCCTTCGCTATGTGGGGGATAGACTTGATCGGAGAACTCCCAAAAGCCAAGGGAGGAGTGAAGTATGCAGTGGTTGCGGTCGACTACTTCACCAAATGGGCAGAGGCCGTACCCTTGGCCACCATCACAGCCAAGAAAATAACAGACTTTGTGTTTAACTCTATTGTTTGCAGGTTTGGAGTCCCTTACAAGCTGATCTCGGATAATGGAAAGCAGTTCGACAGCAAAGAGCTAAGAGGCCTATGTGAAAATCTCGGAATCAAGAAAGATTTTGCGGCAGTGTACCATCCCCAAAGCAACGGGCAGACGGAGGCGGTCAACAAAATCATCAAGCATACTCTAAAGACAAAGTTGGAAGATAGCAAAGGGAATTGGCCGGAAGAACTCCCCATGGTCCTATGGTCTTACAACACAACCCCTAGGACAACGACCGGGGAGTCGCCCTTCGTCCTATCTTATGGGTGCGAGGCCATGGTCCCAATTGAGATTGGAGCAGGATCGTTCAGGAGAGACTACTTCGACCAACTGGATAATGATGCAAGTCAGAGATTATACTTGGATATGATTGAAGAAATCAGAGCTACATCACAACTACGCCTGGCCGCGTATCAACGCAGGACGGCTAAGTATTACAACAACAAAGTAAAGGCTCACCCCTTCCAAGTTGGGGACCTTGTCCTTAGAAAGATTGTACTCAACAACAAAGATCCCCAACATGGAGTCTTTGGAGCCAATTGGGAAGGCCCTTACAGAGTCAAGGTCATATTATGGAAGGGCACTTACAGATTAGAAGACCTAGATGGAAAACCCGTTCCAAGACCTTGGAACGCGGAGCATCTGAAGAAATATTATCAGTAG